One window from the genome of Roseomonas haemaphysalidis encodes:
- a CDS encoding substrate-binding domain-containing protein, with protein MRLGRRLLFAALGSLALLGAVPGARAQAPRSITVASTTSTEQSGLFGHILPLFTQVTGINVRVVALGTGQALDVARRGDADVVFVHDRAAEMNFLAEGFATRRYPVMYNDFVLVGPAADPAGAKGRDITAALQAVAAKHAPFVSRGDRSGTHAAELRLWKLAGIDPAATGQGWYREIGQGMGPALNTAAAAEAYLLSDRGTWLSFRNRRDLQVLTEGDARLFNQYGVMLVNPARHPHVKTADGQAFIDWLVSKAGQDAIAAYQIDGQSLFFPNAGDPNA; from the coding sequence ATGCGCCTCGGTCGCCGTCTTCTTTTCGCCGCGCTCGGCAGCCTCGCGCTGCTGGGGGCCGTGCCCGGCGCGCGGGCGCAGGCGCCGCGCAGCATCACCGTCGCCTCCACCACCTCCACGGAGCAGTCCGGCCTGTTCGGCCATATCCTGCCGCTGTTCACCCAGGTTACCGGCATCAACGTGCGCGTGGTGGCACTGGGCACCGGCCAGGCGCTGGATGTCGCCCGGCGCGGCGACGCCGACGTGGTCTTCGTGCACGACCGCGCGGCGGAGATGAACTTCCTGGCCGAGGGCTTCGCCACCCGCCGCTATCCCGTCATGTACAACGACTTCGTGCTGGTGGGCCCGGCGGCGGACCCGGCGGGCGCGAAGGGGCGCGACATCACCGCCGCGCTGCAGGCGGTGGCGGCCAAGCACGCGCCGTTCGTCTCTCGCGGCGACCGCTCGGGCACCCATGCGGCGGAGCTGCGGCTGTGGAAGCTGGCCGGCATCGACCCCGCCGCCACGGGGCAGGGCTGGTACCGCGAGATCGGCCAGGGCATGGGCCCGGCGCTGAACACCGCCGCCGCCGCCGAGGCCTATCTGCTCAGCGACCGCGGCACCTGGCTCAGCTTCCGCAACCGCCGCGACCTGCAGGTGCTGACCGAAGGCGATGCCCGCCTGTTCAACCAGTACGGCGTGATGCTGGTGAACCCGGCCCGGCACCCGCATGTGAAGACGGCGGATGGGCAGGCCTTTATCGACTGGCTGGTGTCCAAGGCCGGGCAGGACGCCATCGCGGCCTATCAGATCGACGGGCAGTCGCTGTTTTTCCCGAACGCGGGCGATCCGAACGCTTAA
- the tsaB gene encoding tRNA (adenosine(37)-N6)-threonylcarbamoyltransferase complex dimerization subunit type 1 TsaB yields the protein MRILAMDGALARASAAVWAEGRVMAQATTDGARGQPTALPLLVQRVLAEAGLAATELDAVAAVVGPGGFTGLRAALALAQGIALAAGRPAVGVTTGEALAAGLPAAWRAGRETWCCIDTRRGRLLLERFAPGSAAALGPPLSLAPEELPVVAAPPLLAGDAADMALAALASRGVVAENSGHALPRAADAAAVAALRLAGQLPPLAALPLYVEPPAVRAP from the coding sequence ATGCGGATTCTGGCAATGGATGGCGCCCTGGCGCGGGCTTCGGCGGCGGTATGGGCGGAAGGGCGCGTTATGGCGCAGGCCACGACCGATGGCGCGCGCGGCCAGCCCACGGCGTTGCCGCTGCTGGTGCAGCGGGTGCTGGCCGAGGCCGGGCTGGCCGCCACCGAGCTGGATGCCGTGGCGGCGGTGGTGGGCCCGGGTGGCTTCACCGGGCTGCGGGCGGCGCTGGCACTGGCGCAGGGCATCGCGCTGGCGGCAGGCCGGCCCGCGGTCGGCGTCACCACCGGGGAAGCCCTGGCGGCCGGCCTGCCGGCGGCGTGGCGCGCGGGGCGGGAAACCTGGTGCTGCATCGACACGCGGCGCGGCCGGCTGCTGCTGGAACGCTTCGCGCCCGGTTCGGCCGCGGCGCTGGGACCGCCCTTGTCGCTGGCGCCGGAGGAGTTGCCGGTTGTCGCAGCCCCGCCCCTGCTGGCGGGCGATGCCGCAGACATGGCGCTTGCGGCGCTGGCTTCGCGCGGCGTGGTGGCGGAAAACAGCGGCCATGCCTTGCCCCGGGCCGCCGATGCCGCCGCCGTGGCGGCGCTGCGGCTGGCCGGCCAGCTGCCACCACTGGCCGCGCTGCCCCTTTACGTGGAGCCGCCGGCGGTGCGCGCGCCGTGA
- the rimI gene encoding ribosomal protein S18-alanine N-acetyltransferase yields the protein MTPALLGQADAAALAVLHAGAFPAAEAWGPDAIALMLGLDGGFGLGLAGQGFVLARAVAGEAEVLTLAVAPAARRRGVATALLQAAMRQAAARQAEVMFLEVAESNAAAQALYMAAGFAEVGRRRHYYSDGTDALVLSRRLGAA from the coding sequence GTGACACCGGCCTTGCTTGGCCAGGCCGACGCCGCGGCGCTGGCCGTGCTGCATGCCGGCGCCTTTCCGGCCGCCGAGGCCTGGGGGCCGGATGCCATCGCATTGATGCTGGGGCTGGACGGCGGCTTCGGGCTGGGGCTGGCCGGACAGGGCTTCGTGCTGGCGCGCGCGGTAGCCGGGGAGGCCGAGGTGCTGACCCTGGCCGTGGCACCGGCCGCGCGGCGGCGGGGCGTGGCCACGGCGCTGCTGCAGGCTGCGATGCGACAGGCAGCGGCACGGCAGGCGGAGGTGATGTTTCTGGAAGTCGCCGAAAGCAACGCCGCCGCGCAAGCGTTGTACATGGCGGCGGGCTTCGCCGAGGTCGGGCGCCGCCGCCATTACTATAGCGATGGCACCGATGCGCTGGTGCTCAGCCGTCGCCTCGGCGCAGCCTGA
- a CDS encoding sulfurtransferase TusA family protein, whose amino-acid sequence MHQEQWWDDSPDSYIDITAETCPMTFVRTRLALDRLSPGQVLEVLLKGDEPRRNIPRTAVEQGHAVLGQRERPDGALCLRLRRGDG is encoded by the coding sequence ATGCACCAAGAACAGTGGTGGGACGACAGTCCCGACAGCTACATCGACATCACCGCCGAGACTTGTCCGATGACCTTTGTGCGCACCCGCCTGGCGCTGGACCGGCTGTCCCCCGGACAGGTGCTGGAGGTGCTGTTGAAAGGCGACGAACCGCGCCGCAACATCCCCCGCACCGCTGTGGAACAAGGCCATGCGGTGCTGGGGCAGCGGGAGCGGCCGGACGGCGCGCTGTGCCTCAGGCTGCGCCGAGGCGACGGCTGA
- a CDS encoding MucR family transcriptional regulator, producing MAEEQAGQELLELTAQIVAAHVSNNAVSLPEVPSLIEQVHRTLAGLGNAAPAPAPVAERPQPAVPVKKSVTDEYLVCLEDGKKLKMLKRHLKTAYDMTPEQYRDRWGLPPDYPMVAPNYAKHRSSLAKKIGLGTKPRGGRQKRPAAA from the coding sequence ATGGCCGAAGAACAGGCTGGGCAAGAACTGCTGGAGCTGACGGCGCAGATCGTCGCCGCGCATGTGTCCAACAACGCGGTGTCGCTGCCCGAGGTGCCCTCGCTGATCGAGCAGGTGCACCGCACGCTGGCCGGGCTGGGCAACGCCGCCCCTGCCCCCGCCCCGGTGGCCGAGCGCCCGCAGCCCGCCGTGCCGGTCAAGAAGTCGGTGACGGACGAGTACCTGGTCTGCCTGGAAGACGGCAAGAAGTTGAAGATGCTGAAGCGGCATCTGAAGACCGCCTACGACATGACGCCGGAACAGTATCGCGACCGCTGGGGCCTGCCGCCCGATTATCCGATGGTGGCGCCCAACTACGCCAAGCACCGTTCGTCGCTGGCCAAGAAGATCGGCCTCGGCACCAAGCCGCGCGGCGGCCGCCAGAAGCGCCCCGCGGCGGCCTGA
- a CDS encoding Fur family transcriptional regulator, with the protein MRIERLCIERGLKMTGQRRTIARVLSEAIDHPDVEELYRRALALDARVSIATVYRTVRLLEEKGILERHDFGGGRARYEATDHGHHYHLIDIDSGKVIEFSDEQHEALAAAIAARLGFALVGHRLELFGRRAEDAGAGPARGRRRSVAKPGPGRAPDEGGNAA; encoded by the coding sequence ATGCGGATCGAGCGGCTTTGCATCGAGCGCGGGCTGAAGATGACCGGCCAGCGCCGCACCATCGCGCGCGTGCTGTCCGAGGCGATCGACCACCCCGACGTCGAGGAACTGTACCGCCGGGCGCTGGCGCTCGACGCCCGCGTGTCCATTGCCACCGTGTACCGCACCGTGCGGCTGCTGGAGGAAAAGGGCATCCTGGAGCGGCATGACTTCGGCGGCGGCCGCGCCCGCTACGAGGCCACCGACCACGGCCACCACTACCACCTGATCGACATCGATTCCGGCAAGGTGATCGAATTCTCCGACGAACAGCACGAGGCGCTGGCCGCCGCCATCGCGGCGCGGCTCGGCTTCGCGCTGGTGGGCCACCGGCTGGAGCTGTTTGGCCGCCGCGCCGAGGATGCCGGTGCCGGCCCGGCCCGCGGCCGCCGCCGCAGCGTCGCCAAGCCCGGCCCCGGCCGGGCCCCCGACGAGGGCGGGAACGCCGCATGA
- a CDS encoding GNAT family N-acetyltransferase: MIDPEAGFGELRAGNLGVRIAISAAEVDAAQALRYRVFYDEMGAHPDAVTAAAARDADSFDPVADHLLVLDHDLGEGPAAVVGTYRLIRREAAARVGGFYSASEYDVSKLTGRPGPVLELGRSCVDAAYRGRPSMQLLWAGIAAYIAKHNIEVMFGCASLPGTDLDTLAVPLTYLHHAHLAPPELRPVAVRDRFVRMDRLDPALIDHRAALADLPPLVKGYLRLGGFVGDGAVIDPQFNTTDVCVVVMTERVTDKYFRHFERQKAG, from the coding sequence ATGATCGACCCCGAGGCCGGCTTCGGCGAGCTCCGGGCCGGCAATCTGGGGGTCCGCATCGCCATCTCGGCCGCCGAGGTCGATGCCGCCCAGGCACTGCGCTACCGCGTCTTCTACGACGAGATGGGCGCGCATCCCGATGCCGTCACCGCCGCCGCGGCACGCGACGCCGATAGCTTCGACCCCGTGGCCGACCACCTGCTGGTGCTGGACCACGACCTGGGCGAGGGTCCCGCCGCCGTGGTCGGCACCTACCGGCTGATCCGGCGCGAGGCGGCGGCGCGCGTCGGCGGCTTTTATTCCGCCAGCGAATACGACGTCAGCAAGCTCACCGGCCGCCCCGGCCCGGTGCTGGAGCTGGGCCGCTCCTGCGTGGATGCCGCGTATCGCGGGCGGCCGTCCATGCAGCTGCTGTGGGCCGGCATCGCCGCCTATATCGCCAAGCACAACATCGAGGTGATGTTCGGCTGCGCCAGCCTGCCGGGCACGGACCTGGATACGCTGGCGGTGCCGCTGACCTACCTGCACCACGCCCACCTGGCGCCGCCTGAGCTGCGCCCCGTGGCGGTGCGGGACCGCTTCGTGCGCATGGACCGGCTGGACCCGGCGCTGATCGACCACCGCGCCGCGCTGGCCGACCTGCCGCCGCTGGTGAAGGGCTATCTCCGCCTTGGTGGCTTCGTGGGTGATGGCGCGGTGATCGACCCGCAGTTCAACACCACCGACGTCTGCGTGGTGGTGATGACGGAACGGGTGACGGACAAGTACTTCCGGCATTTCGAACGGCAAAAGGCCGGCTGA
- a CDS encoding lysophospholipid acyltransferase family protein has product MASPSDETRRPLLVGPPDDSPISGGSALRAAGRLALVTLWTLGCLPVQAVLVALPGRADVRFGGLYHRGLCRILGLRLRVVGQQAAGASVLYLSNHSSWLDIPVLGGTLRAPFVSKAEVGTWPVIRLVARLGRTVYVSRARGRTGEEAAAMRERLQAGGSLVLFPEGTSDDGTRVLPFRSSFLAVAEAAAAVQPVTVVYDRLGPLPATRRDRAIFAWYGDMDIGSHFWRLARRTGGQATVVLHPPLDPRAFGHRKQLTAAVEKVVADCAATLRQGRAAMPLAAQAPPPAATKPE; this is encoded by the coding sequence ATGGCATCCCCTTCGGACGAGACCCGACGCCCCCTGCTGGTGGGCCCGCCCGACGATTCCCCCATCTCCGGCGGCAGCGCCCTGCGCGCCGCCGGGCGGCTGGCGCTGGTGACGCTCTGGACCCTCGGCTGCCTGCCGGTGCAGGCGGTGCTGGTGGCCTTGCCCGGGCGGGCCGACGTGCGCTTCGGCGGCCTGTACCACCGCGGCCTGTGCCGCATCCTGGGCCTGCGGCTGCGGGTGGTGGGGCAGCAGGCGGCGGGCGCCTCGGTGCTATACCTGTCCAACCACTCCTCCTGGCTCGACATCCCGGTGCTGGGCGGCACCCTGCGCGCGCCCTTCGTGTCCAAGGCCGAGGTGGGCACCTGGCCGGTCATCCGCCTGGTGGCCCGGCTGGGCCGCACCGTTTATGTGAGCCGCGCCCGCGGCCGCACCGGCGAGGAAGCCGCGGCGATGCGCGAGCGGCTGCAGGCCGGCGGCTCGCTGGTGCTGTTCCCCGAAGGCACCAGCGACGACGGCACCCGCGTGCTGCCGTTCCGCTCCTCCTTTCTGGCGGTGGCCGAGGCGGCGGCCGCCGTGCAGCCCGTCACGGTGGTGTACGACCGGCTGGGCCCGCTGCCCGCCACCCGCCGGGACCGCGCCATCTTCGCCTGGTATGGCGACATGGACATCGGCAGCCACTTCTGGCGCCTGGCCCGGCGCACCGGCGGGCAGGCCACCGTGGTGCTGCACCCGCCGCTGGACCCGCGCGCCTTTGGCCACCGCAAGCAGCTGACGGCGGCGGTGGAGAAGGTGGTGGCGGACTGCGCCGCCACGTTGCGGCAAGGCCGGGCGGCGATGCCGCTGGCCGCGCAGGCGCCGCCGCCGGCCGCCACGAAGCCGGAATAG
- the miaB gene encoding tRNA (N6-isopentenyl adenosine(37)-C2)-methylthiotransferase MiaB — MTETTPQPRKRLYIRTFGCQMNVYDSDRMADVLAPLGYGPAPSPEEADMVILNTCHIRERASEKVFSDLGRLRVLKDAKAERGEQMVLAVAGCVAQAEGKEIVSRAPWVDIVLGPQTYHRLPEMVARAARAAGAQIDTDFPVEQKFDLLPEVRASQGPIAFLTIQEGCDKFCSFCVVPYTRGAEFSRPVAAILAEARRLVASGAREIALLGQNVNAWHGEAPDGATWDLTRLLYALAEIDGLPRIRYTTSHPRDMDAGLIRAHGAIPQLMPFLHLPVQSGSDRVLAAMNRGHKADLFLRICDELRAARPDIALSSDFIVGHPGETAADHAATMALVERVGFALAYSFTYSQRPGTPAAGQPLQVAQAEKDARLQELQALLRQQQDAFNEACVGQDCAVLFTGPGRHPGQVMGRTPWLQPVHAMGPLSLVGQTAPVRIAERYPNSLSAILLDQKELACA, encoded by the coding sequence ATGACCGAGACCACCCCGCAGCCCCGCAAGCGGCTGTACATCCGCACCTTCGGCTGCCAGATGAACGTCTATGACAGCGACCGCATGGCCGATGTCCTGGCGCCGCTCGGCTATGGCCCCGCGCCATCGCCGGAGGAGGCCGACATGGTCATCCTCAACACCTGCCACATCCGCGAGCGGGCTTCGGAAAAGGTGTTTTCCGACCTCGGCCGCCTGCGGGTGCTGAAGGACGCCAAGGCCGAGCGGGGCGAGCAGATGGTGCTGGCCGTGGCCGGTTGCGTGGCGCAGGCGGAAGGCAAGGAGATCGTGTCCCGCGCGCCGTGGGTGGACATCGTGCTCGGCCCGCAGACCTACCACCGCCTGCCGGAGATGGTGGCGCGCGCCGCGCGCGCCGCCGGCGCGCAGATCGACACCGACTTCCCCGTGGAACAGAAGTTCGACCTCCTGCCCGAGGTGCGGGCCAGCCAGGGGCCGATCGCCTTTCTGACCATCCAGGAAGGCTGCGACAAGTTCTGCTCCTTCTGCGTGGTGCCCTACACGCGTGGCGCCGAGTTCTCCCGCCCCGTGGCGGCCATCCTGGCCGAGGCCCGGCGGCTTGTGGCCAGCGGCGCGCGGGAGATCGCGCTGCTGGGGCAGAACGTGAATGCCTGGCACGGCGAGGCGCCGGACGGCGCCACCTGGGACCTGACCCGGCTGCTCTACGCCCTGGCGGAGATCGATGGCCTGCCGCGCATCCGCTACACCACCAGCCACCCGCGCGACATGGATGCCGGGCTGATCCGCGCCCATGGCGCCATTCCGCAGCTGATGCCGTTCCTGCACCTGCCGGTGCAAAGCGGTTCGGACCGCGTGCTGGCCGCCATGAACCGCGGCCACAAGGCCGACCTGTTCCTGCGCATCTGCGACGAGCTGCGCGCGGCGCGGCCCGACATCGCCCTGTCGTCCGACTTCATCGTCGGCCACCCCGGCGAAACGGCGGCCGACCACGCGGCCACCATGGCGCTGGTGGAACGGGTGGGCTTCGCGCTGGCGTATTCCTTCACCTATTCGCAGCGCCCGGGCACGCCCGCCGCCGGCCAGCCCCTGCAGGTGGCCCAGGCCGAGAAGGACGCCCGGCTGCAGGAATTGCAGGCCCTGCTGCGCCAGCAGCAGGATGCCTTCAACGAGGCCTGCGTCGGCCAGGACTGCGCGGTGCTGTTCACCGGGCCCGGGCGCCACCCCGGCCAGGTGATGGGCCGCACCCCGTGGCTGCAGCCGGTGCACGCGATGGGCCCGCTGTCGCTGGTCGGCCAGACCGCGCCGGTTCGCATCGCGGAGCGTTACCCCAATTCCTTGTCCGCCATCCTGCTGGACCAGAAGGAGCTTGCCTGCGCTTGA
- a CDS encoding PhoH family protein: MADTVSAARTVTLQFDDNALLPLLYGEHDRHLAQIEQRIGVRLASRGNRLTITGSAEASGIAEAALRALWKRLERGEPTGIAEVEAALRLSESAARVADGPEPRLPLSDLPAIRTRKGAIAPRSAAQTGYMDLLGKHEMVFGVGPAGTGKTYLAVAQGVALLMAGRVDRIVLSRPAVEAGERLGFLPGDMKEKVDPYLRPLYDALHDMMPAEQVARRITSGEIEIAPLAFMRGRTLAHCFAILDEAQNTTPAQIKMFLTRMGEGTRMVITGDPSQVDLPPGQKSGLVEALSVLDGVPGIGVTRFAEQDVVRHPLVGRIVAAYNRADEQATAVRQDRAARRGGDPLARQEGN; encoded by the coding sequence ATGGCTGACACGGTTTCGGCCGCCCGCACCGTGACGCTGCAGTTCGACGACAACGCCCTGCTGCCGCTGCTCTACGGCGAGCACGACCGCCACCTGGCGCAGATCGAGCAGCGCATCGGCGTCCGCCTCGCCAGCCGCGGCAACCGGCTGACCATCACCGGCTCGGCCGAGGCCTCAGGCATCGCCGAGGCGGCGCTGCGCGCCTTGTGGAAACGGCTGGAACGGGGCGAGCCCACGGGCATCGCGGAGGTGGAGGCGGCGTTGCGGCTGTCGGAAAGCGCGGCCCGCGTCGCCGACGGGCCGGAGCCCCGCCTGCCCTTGTCCGACCTGCCGGCGATCCGCACCCGCAAGGGCGCCATCGCGCCGCGCAGCGCCGCGCAGACGGGCTACATGGACCTGCTGGGCAAGCATGAGATGGTCTTTGGCGTCGGCCCCGCCGGCACCGGCAAGACCTACCTCGCCGTCGCGCAGGGCGTGGCGCTGCTGATGGCCGGCCGCGTCGACCGCATCGTGCTGTCGCGCCCGGCGGTGGAAGCGGGCGAGCGGCTGGGCTTCCTGCCCGGCGACATGAAGGAGAAGGTCGATCCCTATCTCCGCCCGCTTTACGACGCGCTGCACGACATGATGCCGGCCGAGCAGGTGGCGCGCCGCATCACCTCCGGCGAGATCGAGATCGCGCCGCTGGCCTTCATGCGCGGCCGCACGCTGGCGCACTGCTTCGCCATCCTGGACGAGGCGCAGAACACCACGCCCGCCCAGATCAAGATGTTCCTGACCCGCATGGGCGAGGGCACGCGCATGGTGATCACCGGCGACCCGTCGCAGGTGGACCTGCCGCCGGGGCAGAAATCCGGGCTGGTGGAAGCGCTGTCGGTGCTGGACGGCGTGCCCGGCATCGGCGTCACCCGCTTCGCGGAACAGGACGTGGTGCGACATCCGCTGGTGGGGCGCATCGTCGCCGCGTATAACCGCGCCGACGAACAGGCGACCGCGGTCCGGCAGGACCGGGCCGCGCGCCGAGGCGGGGATCCCCTCGCCCGGCAGGAAGGGAATTGA
- the ybeY gene encoding rRNA maturation RNase YbeY: MEPGSRPPGRTVAAGLSEDDLDRDEPSGPEIEVIVAAPGWRAAVPRVEAMARRAALAAWAEAGLEAEGGFTVLLADDASIKRLNTDHRGKVKPTNVLSFPGEMPGHLGDIALALGVVRREARANKRRVAAHLAHLVAHGTLHLAGHDHLQAGEARRMEQAEARIMRRLNLPNPWRGMT, from the coding sequence ATGGAACCGGGAAGTAGACCGCCCGGCCGCACCGTCGCGGCCGGGCTTTCTGAGGACGATCTGGACCGGGACGAGCCTTCCGGACCTGAGATCGAGGTCATCGTCGCCGCCCCCGGGTGGCGCGCCGCCGTGCCGCGCGTCGAGGCCATGGCCCGCCGCGCGGCGCTGGCCGCCTGGGCCGAGGCCGGGCTGGAGGCCGAGGGCGGCTTCACCGTGCTGCTGGCGGACGACGCCAGCATCAAGCGGCTGAACACCGACCACCGCGGCAAGGTGAAGCCCACCAACGTGCTGTCCTTTCCCGGCGAGATGCCCGGGCACCTGGGCGACATCGCGCTGGCGCTCGGCGTCGTGCGGCGGGAGGCACGCGCCAACAAGCGCCGTGTCGCCGCCCATCTGGCGCATCTGGTGGCCCATGGCACGCTGCATCTGGCGGGCCATGACCACCTGCAAGCCGGCGAGGCCCGCCGGATGGAACAGGCCGAGGCGCGCATCATGCGCCGGCTGAACCTGCCCAACCCCTGGCGAGGCATGACATGA
- a CDS encoding hemolysin family protein, protein MSGTEPRDGLMWRLQSLLRKKSADSVRGQMEALVEGREYNGEEDGDSRIPELDAQERALLTNVLKLRGKTAADVMVPRADIVAMPEDLTLEQAIRLIQREGHSRFPVYREQLDEVVGMVHIKDVFASVGREAPFSMAAVLRRPLFVVPSIPVLDLLLQMRQARMHLALVVDEYGGIDGLVTIEDLVETIVGDISDEHDEDRPAQIVERPDGLIDLDARTPIELFETRLGTVLTDDERDQDIDTVGGLVFTLAGRVPAKGELVSHSSGLEFRVLEADPRRIRRLRVRRPGVTAAKAAAE, encoded by the coding sequence ATGAGCGGCACCGAACCCCGCGACGGGTTGATGTGGCGGCTGCAAAGCCTGCTGCGCAAGAAAAGCGCGGACAGCGTGCGCGGCCAGATGGAAGCCCTGGTCGAGGGCCGCGAATACAACGGCGAGGAGGACGGCGACAGCCGCATCCCCGAGCTGGACGCGCAGGAACGCGCGCTGCTCACCAACGTGCTGAAGCTGCGCGGCAAGACCGCCGCCGACGTCATGGTGCCCCGCGCCGACATCGTGGCCATGCCAGAGGACCTGACGCTCGAACAGGCCATCCGCCTGATCCAGCGCGAAGGCCACAGCCGCTTTCCCGTCTACCGGGAGCAGCTGGACGAGGTGGTGGGCATGGTCCACATCAAGGACGTCTTCGCCAGCGTGGGCCGCGAGGCGCCCTTCTCCATGGCCGCCGTGCTGCGCCGGCCGCTGTTCGTCGTCCCCTCCATCCCGGTGCTGGACCTGCTCCTGCAGATGCGGCAGGCCCGCATGCACCTGGCGCTGGTGGTGGACGAGTACGGCGGCATCGACGGCCTCGTCACCATCGAGGACCTGGTCGAGACCATCGTCGGCGACATCTCCGACGAGCACGACGAGGACCGCCCGGCACAGATCGTCGAGCGGCCTGACGGGTTGATCGACCTCGACGCCCGCACGCCCATCGAGCTGTTCGAGACCCGCCTCGGCACCGTGCTGACCGATGACGAGCGGGACCAGGACATCGACACCGTGGGCGGGCTGGTCTTCACCCTGGCCGGGCGCGTGCCGGCCAAGGGGGAGCTGGTGTCGCATTCCTCCGGCCTGGAATTCCGCGTGCTGGAAGCCGACCCGCGCCGCATCCGCCGGCTGCGGGTGCGGCGGCCGGGCGTGACGGCGGCCAAGGCGGCGGCGGAGTAA
- a CDS encoding RluA family pseudouridine synthase: MRAPPRGRAQPAARRPAPPRLAAAPPPEIAARIILKTDAVLVLDKPAGLPVHAGPRGGASLEDWLPLLAFGKKRMPQPAHRLDTDTAGCLALGRTQPALAELGAIFAQHRARKTYWAVLRGTGPAEARGRIDLPLRKTSTAAAGWRMEPHSDGQPALTEWRVLGRGGGLCWVELRPRTGRTHQLRVHCAALGFPILGDPFYGTAAPGGLHLLARALSLPMTPPVEAEAAVPEAMAAAFRRVGAVLPGGGTGGE; this comes from the coding sequence GTGAGGGCCCCGCCGCGCGGCCGGGCGCAGCCCGCCGCGCGGCGCCCCGCTCCGCCCCGGCTGGCGGCCGCGCCGCCGCCCGAGATCGCCGCCCGCATCATCCTGAAGACCGACGCCGTGCTGGTGCTGGACAAGCCTGCCGGCCTGCCCGTCCATGCCGGCCCACGCGGCGGGGCGAGCCTGGAGGACTGGCTGCCGTTGCTCGCCTTCGGCAAGAAGCGCATGCCCCAGCCCGCCCACCGCCTGGATACCGACACCGCCGGTTGCCTGGCCCTCGGCCGCACCCAGCCGGCACTGGCCGAGCTGGGCGCGATCTTCGCGCAGCACCGCGCCCGCAAGACTTACTGGGCGGTGCTTCGCGGCACGGGGCCGGCGGAAGCGCGCGGGCGCATCGACCTGCCGCTGCGCAAGACCAGCACCGCCGCCGCTGGCTGGCGCATGGAACCCCATTCGGACGGCCAGCCGGCGCTCACCGAATGGCGGGTGCTGGGACGGGGCGGGGGGCTGTGCTGGGTGGAGCTGCGCCCCCGCACCGGCCGCACCCACCAGCTGCGGGTGCATTGCGCGGCGCTGGGCTTTCCCATCCTGGGTGACCCCTTCTACGGCACCGCCGCACCGGGCGGGCTGCATCTGCTGGCCCGCGCCCTGTCACTGCCGATGACGCCGCCGGTCGAGGCCGAGGCGGCGGTGCCGGAGGCGATGGCGGCGGCGTTCCGGCGGGTGGGTGCCGTGCTGCCTGGGGGTGGAACCGGGGGAGAATGA
- a CDS encoding branched-chain amino acid aminotransferase: MAGVFWYDGKWSTEEPKLLGPMDHAFWLGSIVFDGARAIRGLVPDLDLHCDRVIQSAKNMMMQPGIDARAIEALCREGVSKMPGDAELYIRPQFFIRRGIGAAFPDPDSTEFVLAIYDAPMPDASQGFSACLVPQRRPAPDMAPTNAKASALYPNSSRAAGAARDKGFQNAVLCDFEGNVAEFATSNLMMVKDGVVMTPVANNTFLAGITRTRVLTLLREAGIDARECQVTPEMLRGADEIFATGNFGKVQFCTNFEGRALPIGPLGTKARDLYFAWAESTSRLLPKAA; the protein is encoded by the coding sequence ATGGCCGGCGTGTTCTGGTATGATGGCAAGTGGTCCACTGAGGAGCCCAAGCTGCTGGGCCCGATGGACCATGCCTTCTGGCTTGGCTCCATCGTGTTCGACGGGGCGCGTGCCATTCGCGGCTTGGTGCCGGATCTGGACCTGCATTGCGACCGCGTGATCCAGAGCGCGAAGAACATGATGATGCAGCCGGGCATCGACGCCCGCGCCATCGAGGCGCTGTGCCGCGAGGGCGTGAGCAAGATGCCGGGCGATGCCGAGCTCTACATCCGCCCGCAGTTCTTTATCCGCCGTGGTATCGGCGCCGCCTTCCCGGACCCGGACAGCACCGAGTTCGTGCTCGCCATCTATGACGCGCCGATGCCCGATGCCAGCCAGGGCTTCTCCGCCTGCCTGGTGCCGCAGCGCCGACCGGCGCCGGACATGGCGCCGACCAACGCCAAGGCCTCGGCGCTGTATCCCAACTCCTCGCGCGCCGCCGGCGCCGCGCGGGACAAGGGCTTCCAGAATGCCGTGCTGTGCGACTTCGAGGGCAACGTGGCGGAATTCGCCACCTCCAACCTGATGATGGTCAAGGACGGGGTGGTGATGACCCCGGTGGCCAACAACACCTTCCTCGCCGGCATCACTCGCACCCGCGTGCTGACCCTGCTGCGCGAGGCGGGCATCGACGCTCGCGAATGCCAGGTGACGCCCGAGATGCTGCGCGGGGCGGACGAGATCTTCGCGACCGGCAACTTCGGCAAGGTGCAGTTCTGCACCAACTTCGAGGGCCGGGCGCTGCCGATCGGCCCGCTTGGCACCAAGGCGCGCGACCTGTACTTCGCCTGGGCGGAAAGCACTTCCCGCCTGTTGCCGAAGGCGGCGTGA